The following DNA comes from Methanosarcina vacuolata Z-761.
TTACTCTTTAGTCTCTTACTCTTTTATGTAATGGCAACAGAGGCTTGATTCCTTCAGAAATTTCGATCAGCATGTCTAATCTGCCAGATAACTTCTCTTGCAACAGGAAAAAGGCACTCCTTGTAAGCAAATGGCTGCGTAAATAGTCAGGACTGAGTGTCTACTTCATTTCTATTAAGAATTAAGATTGCTACTATTAAGATCACTTCTATTAAGATCGAATACACTAACTTTCATGGACTTCTTCAAATCAACGTTTACAGTGTTTTATATCAATCCAATTATGGGTCCTGCATGTGGGATTATCCCAAACAAGAACACATTTATTGAGCCGTGAATCATTACCACAAGGGGAAGACTTCGGGTTTTATAAAATAGGTATCCTAAAAAACCTCCTAAAAGGAAGGTATATGCCATTTCGTAAGGAGTGCCGTAAGTAGAATGCATTATCCCGAAAAGGAGGCTTGAAAGAAAAATTCCCCAGGCTGGTCCCAGGAATTCTTCCAGGCTTGTCTGGAGAATTGACCTGAAGATGAGTTCTTCTATAAGCCCTACAATAAAAACCATTATAATTATGAGTATCAGCAGGTTTCTCAATGAGAGATCTGGTATCAGTTCTCTGGCCCCTATCATTACATATTCTACCTGTCCAAAAACCAGGCCTGCAAGAATAGATAGAGGAAGGTAGATCCATATCCTCTTCAGAGTGTCTCTTTTTTTCTCATATATCACTTTCTGATGCACGGTAGCAAGAGTTATTGGAATTGCCATGGGTGCATAGATAAATATGAATGAATAAAGATTTCTCTCAAAAAAAATTGGCATTGAAAAATTTACCAATCTGAAAATTGTCAGAAGCAGGAGGGCTTGGTAGATTTTTCTTATTTCAGTCTTTTTTAAAACTGATATTGAATATGAAAGCGAGAGCAGAAGCAAGGTATAAGCTATTGAAGCTTCTCTTAACCTTCCTCCGAAAATCAACAATTCGATAAGGGTAATTGCAGCTACAGGGATTCCTGCATAAATTATCTTTTTCAGGAACCCGCTTTTTTCTTCATTTTGCATTTTAAGCATTTTCCCGAGCTCCGGCAGAGAGGTCTTTCCCGCTTCCAGCTCTGAAGATATAAAATCCGAGATTGCCATCTTCAGGCCTCCTCAGTAACATTAATCCAGAGATGCAGGTTCCGGTAAGGTATGGTTTTCTCAGTTTCATTAAAGAGCAGAAACTCTAGTTTCATATTCTTTCCTTCAAGAGGTGGCGTAAAATTAACTGTTTGTTCCCAGGACATATTATTCCCCAGGCTTATCTGTTTCTTACTTTCCGGAAGCGACCTGTTTTCGAGCCTTACATCTATTGTATAATCCATTGGCCTGTACTCGTGGTTTATGATCCCTACAGTAACTGTTCCTTTTTCTCCCTGTACAAACTCTGTAGGATAGTCTCCGATCTTACTGTTGTTTCCAAGAATATAGAATTCGGTAAAGTGCTCTCCCTCTTTAGGGTTTCCTATAATATAAGCGAGGCTTCCCATAGAGGCCAGAATAGAAAGGATAAGGATAACCGCAATAACTTTATCAGTTTTCGATTCGGTCTTTTCAAGAATTCTGGCTTTCATGCTAAGGTAACATCTTTTGAATGAAACTCCAAAGGCTTCGGTTTCAGGCAGCAGTCCTCTTCTGTAATATGCAATTGCACACATCAGGAGAGTAAAAATTGAAAATTCTGTCAGCAGAGGAATCTCCCTGATACCCCAGCTGGAATAGTTCAGGCCAAGTCCCAATAATGGGGCGATTGAAATACTCAGTCCGAAGGAAATTGCAGCTCTCTCAATTCCGTCAAGATCTTTTTTTGCTGGGAAGAGAGCTCCAGTGAGTGCATAGCCCGGCAAGAAAAGCACAATAATAATTCCCAGGTACGTGTGCAGGAAACTGTCGCTAAGTACAGGTACGAGTATGAAGATGTTAGTAATAAACACAAAACCTGCAACAAACAGCAGGTCCATGGAAAGTTGTCTATTTCCGGCCATTATATCACTAATAAAATTATTTTATACTGTGTCCTCTTTGAATTTATATCTATGCAAGCCTTTTACTGCTAAACCCTTCTCATTTTATTCATAAGTATAATTTGGTCTTTCAGATGGTCTTTTTAGGTGGCTCTTGCAGGAAAACAAGGGAGAACATGGCTTTCCGTTTGAATTTAATTTTTGCTGGTATTGTTCTCTATTTATGAAATTTAGTTTTGAAAATAATTTTACTTCTTTCTGAGGCTCAATTTTCTGAAAAACATCTCAATTTCCAAATTTCTTAGACTCCCCCTTTATTGATTAGGTCTCTTTGTATGAAAAATTTCCCTTCTTTTGAAGAACTTTTTTCCTCTTTTGGAAGAGACCTTTTCCAGGCTGTGTCATATTTTGTACACTTCAGGGAAGTTTTAGCTTTATTTTATAAACCTTTGGGCGCGCACAGAAAATTTTATTTTGTATTTTTCCCTTTCTGCAAGC
Coding sequences within:
- a CDS encoding DUF1616 domain-containing protein, with the translated sequence MAGNRQLSMDLLFVAGFVFITNIFILVPVLSDSFLHTYLGIIIVLFLPGYALTGALFPAKKDLDGIERAAISFGLSISIAPLLGLGLNYSSWGIREIPLLTEFSIFTLLMCAIAYYRRGLLPETEAFGVSFKRCYLSMKARILEKTESKTDKVIAVILILSILASMGSLAYIIGNPKEGEHFTEFYILGNNSKIGDYPTEFVQGEKGTVTVGIINHEYRPMDYTIDVRLENRSLPESKKQISLGNNMSWEQTVNFTPPLEGKNMKLEFLLFNETEKTIPYRNLHLWINVTEEA
- a CDS encoding CPBP family intramembrane glutamic endopeptidase, coding for MAISDFISSELEAGKTSLPELGKMLKMQNEEKSGFLKKIIYAGIPVAAITLIELLIFGGRLREASIAYTLLLLSLSYSISVLKKTEIRKIYQALLLLTIFRLVNFSMPIFFERNLYSFIFIYAPMAIPITLATVHQKVIYEKKRDTLKRIWIYLPLSILAGLVFGQVEYVMIGARELIPDLSLRNLLILIIIMVFIVGLIEELIFRSILQTSLEEFLGPAWGIFLSSLLFGIMHSTYGTPYEMAYTFLLGGFLGYLFYKTRSLPLVVMIHGSINVFLFGIIPHAGPIIGLI